The DNA region CGCTCGCTGCCTCGGTCCCCGCAGAGCCGCCGGGCGCGCCGCCCGGCGCAATACCTGCCGAACCTGCCGAACCTGCCGAAACCGCTGAACCTGCCGAACCTGCCGAACCCGCTGAACCTGCTGAACCCGCCGAACCCGCTGAACCCGCTGGAGCCTGAGCACGACGCGCAAGCCGCCACGCGATCGCGCCGAGCGACCCGACAGCCAGCAGCAGCGCCGCCCACAGCCCATACCGGCGCATCGCATCCGGGTCGTGGCTCGCGGCCTGCGCGCTTGCTGCCTGCGCGGCGGACAGCGCGTCACCCAGGTGCGCCGTCGCGGGCACCGCTGAGGCGCCCATCAACAGATCGCTCCGGCTCACCGCCGACGACGCCGTCGCCGCGTTCCCCACCGCCAGCGTGAACGGCGCCGCGCCGCGCGCGACGAAAGTCAGCGTGGCCTGCCGCCAGCCCGCGGCAATGGTCAGTGTTCCGCTGCCCAGTCCGCCGTTGCGCGTGTCGACCACCACCCGCCATTGCCGATCCGTGTCGGGCGTCAATTCGAGCGACGGGTTGCTCTGCTCCACCGCGCCGTTGTGCAGGCGGAACAGCATCGCGCCCGCCACTTCGCGCCACGGCGTCTCCAGCCCCGCGCGCGAATAGACGACGGCAGGCGCGACGGTATTCGGTTGCGGCAGGTTCAGCCGCAACCGGTCGACCGGATACGGCCCCCCGGTGCTGAAGAAGTACTCGCCGGGCTTCGGTCCCGCGTGGGCGACGATGCCTTCGCGCCACGCCCGGTCCGCGCGTTGCGCCGGCTCGACGGCAACCGCCTGCATCTCCATGTCCATCGAGTCGACATACGGCGCGCCGTCGAGCCAGTGCAAGCGCAGATAACGCGCCGGCGTGCCCGCCAGTTCGATCCGGTCCTGACTCAACGTGCTGCCGTTGTAGCTGACCTTGAGAAGTTGCGCGTCGCCCGCGGGTTGCCAGTGACGCAAATCGTCACTGGCTTCGACGCTCACGCGCCCCTGGTAATTGTCGTCG from Paraburkholderia aromaticivorans includes:
- a CDS encoding DUF3999 domain-containing protein, giving the protein MKRVFILTGWCCAIVVAGACAPAFAADDFAQRFALQLEDGAAYYSVTLPAAVYAASQRGDLGDVRVFNGAGEPVPYSLDAPREPSRTPPTLRPARWFPLPPAAARSSGAPLGVTIAGDGSLRATSAPPSRAQHDTDLIDVGRMPRTSRVSALLVHLRDDNYQGRVSVEASDDLRHWQPAGDAQLLKVSYNGSTLSQDRIELAGTPARYLRLHWLDGAPYVDSMDMEMQAVAVEPAQRADRAWREGIVAHAGPKPGEYFFSTGGPYPVDRLRLNLPQPNTVAPAVVYSRAGLETPWREVAGAMLFRLHNGAVEQSNPSLELTPDTDRQWRVVVDTRNGGLGSGTLTIAAGWRQATLTFVARGAAPFTLAVGNAATASSAVSRSDLLMGASAVPATAHLGDALSAAQAASAQAASHDPDAMRRYGLWAALLLAVGSLGAIAWRLARRAQAPAGSAGSAGSAGSAGSAGSAGSAVSAGSAGSAGIAPGGAPGGSAGTEAASAAAKPPGGGGVPGQGGNG